A window of Fictibacillus halophilus contains these coding sequences:
- a CDS encoding response regulator transcription factor, with amino-acid sequence MSQKLLVVEDEISISTLLQFNLEQAGFQVVTAMDGKSGLEKAESEEPNLIILDLMLPEMDGIEVCKELRLRKLNIPILMLTAKDDEFDKVLGLELGADDYMTKPFSPREVVARVKAILRRSTSVNTESEKKKEEVEHLKIGEVDIYPENYEAYFKEKALELTPKEFELLVYLARHKSRVLSREQLLSAVWNYDFVGDTRIVDVHISHLREKIENNTRKPIYIKTIRGLGYKLEEPQ; translated from the coding sequence ATGAGCCAAAAGTTACTCGTAGTAGAAGATGAAATTTCGATCTCAACATTGTTGCAATTTAACTTAGAACAAGCAGGATTTCAAGTAGTTACGGCAATGGATGGCAAGAGTGGATTAGAAAAAGCGGAAAGTGAAGAACCTAATCTAATCATATTAGACCTTATGCTGCCGGAAATGGATGGAATAGAAGTATGTAAAGAACTCCGTCTAAGAAAATTAAATATTCCTATTCTCATGTTAACGGCTAAGGATGATGAGTTTGATAAAGTGTTAGGCCTTGAGTTGGGCGCGGATGATTATATGACGAAACCGTTCAGTCCAAGAGAGGTGGTTGCAAGGGTGAAGGCAATCCTCCGCAGGTCAACATCAGTTAATACAGAATCAGAAAAGAAAAAAGAAGAAGTAGAACACCTTAAGATTGGTGAAGTAGATATTTATCCAGAAAACTATGAAGCATATTTCAAGGAAAAAGCACTAGAACTTACACCAAAAGAATTTGAACTACTCGTTTATCTTGCTAGACATAAGAGTCGTGTTCTATCAAGGGAACAGCTGCTTTCTGCAGTTTGGAACTATGATTTTGTAGGTGACACACGAATTGTTGATGTTCATATCAGTCATCTAAGAGAGAAAATCGAGAATAATACACGTAAGCCAATTTATATTAAAACCATAAGGGGATTAGGTTATAAGCTAGAGGAGCCTCAATAA
- the mdh gene encoding malate dehydrogenase, with amino-acid sequence MANKRKKISVIGGGFTGATTAFILGQKEVGDVVLVDIPQMENPTKGKALDMMEASPVQGFDASITGTSDYADTAESDVVVITAGIARKPGMSRDDLVNTNAGIMKSVTKEIVKHSPDCTIIVLTNPVDAMTYTVLKESGFPKSRVIGQSGILDTARFRTFVAMELNVSVKDVTGFVLGGHGDDMVPLVRYSYAGGIPLEKLISKERLDAIVERTRKGGGEIVNLLGNGSAYYAPAASLVEMVEAIVKDQRRVLPSIAFLEGEYGYDGICLGVPTILGGGGLEEIIELELTAEEKAALDQSAESVKSVMKVLA; translated from the coding sequence ATGGCTAACAAACGAAAAAAGATTTCGGTTATTGGTGGAGGATTTACAGGAGCGACAACGGCTTTTATCTTAGGACAAAAAGAAGTTGGGGATGTAGTATTAGTTGATATTCCTCAAATGGAAAACCCTACTAAAGGTAAGGCGCTTGACATGATGGAAGCAAGTCCTGTTCAAGGTTTTGATGCATCGATTACTGGGACGAGCGATTATGCAGACACGGCAGAATCTGATGTAGTTGTTATAACCGCGGGAATTGCTCGTAAGCCAGGTATGAGTCGTGATGATCTTGTAAACACAAACGCTGGAATTATGAAGAGCGTAACGAAGGAGATCGTTAAACATTCTCCAGATTGCACGATTATCGTTTTAACAAATCCAGTCGATGCCATGACTTACACGGTATTAAAAGAATCAGGTTTTCCGAAAAGCCGTGTAATCGGACAATCCGGAATACTCGATACAGCACGTTTCCGTACGTTTGTTGCTATGGAGCTTAACGTATCTGTAAAAGATGTTACTGGTTTTGTTCTTGGTGGTCACGGAGACGACATGGTGCCACTTGTGCGTTACTCTTACGCAGGTGGGATTCCTTTAGAAAAATTAATCTCTAAAGAGCGTTTAGATGCTATTGTTGAGCGCACACGTAAAGGTGGAGGGGAAATCGTTAATCTTTTAGGTAACGGATCTGCTTATTATGCACCAGCCGCTTCTTTAGTTGAGATGGTAGAAGCAATCGTTAAAGACCAACGTAGAGTGCTTCCTTCAATCGCCTTTTTAGAGGGTGAATATGGTTACGATGGTATTTGTCTCGGCGTTCCAACGATACTTGGCGGTGGCGGTCTAGAAGAAATCATTGAACTTGAGCTAACAGCAGAAGAGAAAGCTGCGCTTGATCAATCAGCTGAATCTGTTAAATCAGTTATGAAAGTATTAGCATAA
- a CDS encoding MaoC family dehydratase, with amino-acid sequence MLIGKKRKLGRKIDEIQAGEKLEMQETIEDKDLLLYLGLTNDNNPLFIQHDYATLTPYKKPVVPQIMLMGMVTSAVSKYLPGPGSSIVESSFTFIKPVYHYSKLTFLFEITEVNRDKHIVHMIVRAENEEGIEVLKSTLQVCPPYAPKSITSNTMENF; translated from the coding sequence ATGCTGATCGGAAAAAAACGAAAACTTGGAAGAAAAATAGATGAGATTCAAGCTGGGGAAAAACTAGAGATGCAAGAAACGATAGAAGATAAAGATCTTCTTTTGTATTTAGGTTTAACAAACGACAATAACCCACTATTCATCCAACACGATTACGCAACATTGACACCTTATAAAAAGCCAGTCGTTCCTCAGATTATGTTGATGGGAATGGTGACATCGGCTGTATCCAAATATTTACCAGGTCCAGGAAGCTCTATCGTAGAGTCTAGTTTCACATTTATTAAACCCGTTTATCATTATTCCAAATTAACTTTTTTATTTGAAATTACTGAAGTGAATAGAGATAAGCATATTGTTCATATGATCGTTAGAGCGGAAAATGAGGAGGGCATTGAAGTTTTGAAGAGCACTTTGCAAGTTTGTCCTCCATATGCTCCAAAATCCATCACATCTAATACAATGGAAAATTTCTAA
- the pnpS gene encoding two-component system histidine kinase PnpS, which produces MHDFKNRVLTFFLLGILLVFILLALIMGNIVHHSVKDKREAFYKGELSLIEQVLKTEKSQLVIRSLLRTASKDLDGEIYVLDSDWNVKYTSDPNSPRNMSLFKKESVPKSDKLAQKNKNGKLYYTLKKRDESGYIQVVIPEGAAESEERSIWIMMSIGFLICFIIILYVSLKVIHKIVRPVDEATQTAKELAKGNFKARTYEYFGEDIGELNYSLNVLARNLEKMTKSQEAQHDRLITLIENMGSGLILIDKNGYINLVNKTFKELFKEHADYWTGHLFYEVFPYTSIKDIVKETYLTEKKVRRNTVIPIHIDTKHFDVYSAPVMNARGKLKGIVLVFHDITELKKLEQVRKDFVANVSHELKTPITSLKGFAETLLDGAGENEEFRNKFLTIMLNESDRLQALIQDLLDLSKSEQGFHLETQSIDLGTLVNETFEILLPKAEKKGIVLSIDVTGETVMDGDSPRLKQIIINLVSNSLTYTPAGGRVDVMVEELKDHVKLLIKDTGIGIKESEIPRIFERFYRVDKARSRNSGGTGLGLAIVKHLVEAHHGTIEVQSKPGEGSQFTILFPKKFEL; this is translated from the coding sequence ATGCATGATTTTAAGAACCGAGTACTAACTTTTTTCCTGCTCGGTATTTTATTGGTTTTTATTTTATTAGCTCTAATTATGGGGAACATTGTTCATCATAGTGTGAAAGATAAACGGGAAGCTTTCTATAAAGGTGAATTAAGCTTGATCGAACAAGTCCTCAAGACAGAGAAATCACAGCTAGTAATCAGAAGTTTATTAAGAACGGCTTCTAAAGATCTTGATGGTGAAATCTATGTTCTAGATTCAGATTGGAACGTGAAATATACATCTGACCCGAATAGTCCAAGAAATATGTCTCTATTTAAAAAAGAGAGTGTACCGAAAAGTGATAAACTAGCTCAAAAGAATAAAAATGGAAAATTGTACTATACGTTAAAAAAGAGAGACGAGTCGGGGTATATTCAGGTCGTAATTCCAGAAGGTGCAGCGGAATCGGAAGAGAGATCGATTTGGATCATGATGTCGATCGGTTTCCTTATCTGTTTTATCATTATTCTTTACGTATCTCTTAAAGTGATTCATAAGATTGTTAGACCTGTAGATGAGGCTACTCAGACTGCAAAAGAGCTTGCTAAAGGAAACTTTAAAGCCAGAACATATGAATACTTTGGGGAAGATATTGGAGAGCTAAACTATTCCTTAAACGTGTTAGCACGAAACTTAGAGAAGATGACAAAGTCACAAGAAGCACAGCACGACCGATTGATAACATTGATTGAAAACATGGGAAGCGGACTTATTCTTATTGATAAAAATGGCTATATCAACTTAGTAAACAAAACGTTCAAAGAACTGTTTAAAGAACATGCAGATTATTGGACGGGTCATCTCTTTTATGAAGTGTTTCCTTACACATCCATCAAGGATATTGTGAAAGAAACGTATTTAACTGAAAAAAAAGTAAGAAGAAACACGGTTATTCCTATTCACATTGATACAAAACATTTCGATGTCTATAGTGCGCCTGTCATGAACGCAAGAGGTAAGCTTAAAGGCATCGTGCTTGTTTTTCACGATATTACTGAGCTTAAGAAACTTGAGCAAGTAAGAAAAGATTTTGTGGCAAATGTATCACATGAACTTAAAACGCCGATTACTTCTTTAAAAGGGTTTGCTGAGACTTTATTAGACGGTGCAGGTGAAAATGAAGAGTTTAGGAATAAATTTCTAACGATCATGTTAAACGAAAGTGATCGACTACAGGCGCTTATCCAAGACTTATTAGATCTTTCTAAAAGTGAACAAGGTTTTCACCTAGAAACGCAATCTATTGATCTTGGGACTTTAGTAAACGAGACCTTTGAGATTCTTCTGCCAAAAGCTGAAAAGAAAGGGATTGTTCTATCCATTGATGTTACAGGCGAAACGGTCATGGATGGAGATTCACCTCGCCTGAAACAAATCATCATCAACCTTGTATCGAACAGCTTAACGTACACGCCTGCTGGTGGTCGTGTAGATGTAATGGTGGAAGAACTGAAAGACCATGTGAAGTTGCTGATCAAAGATACAGGAATCGGCATCAAGGAAAGTGAGATTCCTCGAATATTCGAACGGTTTTACCGTGTAGATAAAGCCAGAAGCAGAAATTCAGGAGGAACTGGATTAGGGCTCGCAATCGTAAAGCATCTTGTAGAAGCTCATCACGGAACAATTGAAGTTCAGAGTAAGCCAGGTGAAGGCTCTCAATTTACGATTCTGTTTCCGAAGAAGTTTGAGTTGTAA
- the polA gene encoding DNA polymerase I, with amino-acid sequence MAKTNKLVLIDGNSIAYRAFFALPLLNNDKGVYTNAVYGFTQMLLKILEDEKPTHILVAFDAGKTTFRHKTFGEYKGGRQKTPPELSEQFPFIRQLLDAFKIKRYELENYEADDIIGTLASYAADGNWDVKVFTGDKDLLQLVTPDVEVVLTRKGITEVEAYTVEQVNERYGITPHQIIDMKGLMGDPSDNIPGVPGVGEKTAIKLIKQYGTIEKVLDSIDEISGAKLKERLTENKEQAIMSKELATITKEAPIDISLEETNYDGYETSSVFPLFKELGFNSLLERLGGDEEILQDEEKEELTFKTVNKIEADMLKSPSSLIVETLTEDYHKAKIHGFAVSNDAGTFYIPSSLADQSEEFQEWLQDENQKKRMFDAKRAHVALHGQGIVLNGIEFDIQLASYLLNPSENLDEVADVAKQYGKSNVDVNEAVYGKGAKKKLPEDEAVLAEHLCRKAHTVFQLSELLDEKLKENEQSDLFYQLEMPLALVLAKMEEFGVKVKSDTLQKMGADLDIQLTSLEKDIHELAGVSFNINSPKQLGEILFEKLNLPPVKKTKTGYSTSVDVLEKLEGKHEIINKILIYRQLGKLRSTYIEGLLKVVKEDTGKIHTRFNQVLAQTGRLSSIDPNLQNIPIRLEAGRKIRHAFVASQPGWKILAADYSQIELRVLAHISQDENLMEAFKTEMDVHTKTAMDVFHVEESEVTSEMRRHAKAVNFGIVYGISDYGLSQSLGITRKEAGEFIASYLDSFPGVQQYMKDSVSEAKHNGFVSTLLHRRRYLPEINSRNFNLRSFAERTAMNTPIQGTAADIIKKAMVDMDQRLTDEKLEAKMLLTVHDELIFEVPEHELQKLEEIVCEVMESAVELDVPLKVDVNWGNSWFEAK; translated from the coding sequence TTGGCAAAAACAAATAAATTAGTACTTATTGATGGAAACAGTATTGCATACAGAGCTTTTTTTGCTCTACCTCTTTTAAACAACGATAAAGGTGTTTATACAAACGCTGTGTACGGTTTCACACAAATGCTATTAAAGATTTTAGAAGACGAGAAGCCTACACATATCCTCGTTGCTTTTGATGCCGGGAAAACAACATTCCGCCATAAGACTTTTGGTGAATATAAAGGTGGACGTCAGAAAACCCCGCCGGAATTATCAGAGCAGTTTCCGTTTATCAGACAGTTGTTAGATGCATTTAAAATCAAGCGTTATGAGCTTGAAAATTATGAAGCAGATGACATTATTGGAACACTTGCTTCTTATGCTGCAGATGGAAACTGGGATGTGAAAGTATTTACGGGTGATAAAGACTTACTTCAACTCGTTACGCCTGATGTCGAAGTGGTGTTGACTAGAAAAGGAATCACTGAGGTTGAGGCATATACCGTAGAACAAGTGAACGAGCGGTATGGAATTACACCCCATCAAATCATTGATATGAAGGGGCTTATGGGAGACCCTTCCGACAATATTCCAGGAGTACCTGGTGTTGGAGAAAAGACTGCGATTAAATTGATCAAACAATATGGCACGATTGAAAAAGTTCTAGATTCAATTGATGAGATCTCAGGTGCTAAGCTAAAAGAACGGTTAACGGAGAATAAAGAGCAAGCCATCATGAGTAAAGAGCTTGCTACGATAACGAAAGAAGCTCCTATTGATATCAGTCTAGAAGAGACGAATTACGATGGTTATGAAACGTCTTCTGTATTTCCTCTTTTCAAAGAATTAGGATTCAATTCATTGCTCGAACGATTGGGTGGCGATGAAGAAATTCTTCAGGACGAAGAAAAAGAAGAGCTCACTTTCAAAACGGTAAATAAGATTGAAGCTGATATGTTAAAAAGCCCTTCATCTCTTATTGTAGAAACGCTTACTGAGGATTATCATAAAGCGAAAATTCATGGTTTTGCTGTAAGTAATGATGCTGGAACATTTTATATTCCTTCAAGTCTTGCTGATCAATCAGAAGAATTTCAGGAATGGCTGCAAGATGAGAATCAAAAGAAGAGAATGTTTGATGCCAAGAGAGCACACGTTGCCTTACATGGGCAAGGAATCGTGTTGAATGGTATTGAATTTGATATTCAGCTCGCTTCGTATCTGCTTAATCCTTCTGAAAACTTAGATGAAGTAGCAGATGTTGCGAAGCAGTATGGAAAGTCTAATGTAGACGTAAATGAAGCTGTATATGGAAAAGGTGCTAAGAAAAAGCTGCCAGAAGATGAAGCTGTTCTTGCTGAACATCTTTGTAGAAAAGCTCATACTGTTTTTCAATTGAGTGAATTACTAGATGAGAAGTTAAAAGAAAATGAACAAAGTGATCTGTTCTATCAGTTAGAGATGCCACTAGCTTTAGTATTAGCCAAGATGGAAGAGTTTGGCGTAAAGGTAAAATCAGATACTCTGCAAAAAATGGGGGCTGACTTAGATATACAGTTAACTTCACTTGAAAAAGATATTCACGAACTTGCTGGAGTATCGTTTAATATTAACTCACCTAAACAATTGGGTGAAATATTATTTGAGAAGTTGAACCTGCCTCCTGTTAAGAAAACCAAGACGGGTTACTCAACTTCTGTTGATGTATTAGAGAAGTTAGAAGGCAAGCATGAGATCATTAACAAGATCCTTATCTATCGTCAGCTCGGTAAGTTAAGATCTACTTATATTGAAGGTCTTTTAAAAGTAGTAAAAGAAGATACGGGTAAGATTCATACGCGCTTCAACCAGGTTCTTGCCCAAACAGGAAGGCTGAGCTCTATCGATCCAAACCTTCAAAACATCCCGATTCGTTTAGAAGCTGGAAGAAAGATCAGACATGCATTTGTTGCATCACAGCCTGGCTGGAAAATTCTTGCGGCGGATTATTCACAGATCGAACTGCGCGTATTGGCTCATATCTCTCAAGATGAAAACTTGATGGAAGCATTTAAGACGGAAATGGATGTTCATACAAAAACCGCCATGGACGTTTTTCATGTAGAAGAAAGCGAAGTTACATCTGAAATGAGAAGACACGCTAAAGCTGTTAACTTTGGTATCGTATACGGAATCAGTGACTATGGCTTATCGCAAAGCCTCGGTATCACGAGGAAAGAAGCCGGGGAATTTATAGCGTCCTATTTGGATAGTTTCCCTGGTGTTCAGCAGTACATGAAGGACAGTGTTTCTGAAGCAAAACATAATGGTTTTGTTTCAACTCTGCTTCATAGACGACGTTATCTGCCTGAAATAAATAGCAGAAACTTTAACCTGCGTAGTTTCGCGGAGAGAACAGCTATGAATACGCCGATTCAAGGAACTGCCGCAGATATCATTAAAAAAGCGATGGTTGATATGGATCAGCGTTTAACAGATGAGAAACTAGAAGCAAAAATGCTGCTCACTGTACATGATGAACTTATTTTTGAAGTACCAGAACATGAGTTGCAAAAACTTGAAGAGATTGTTTGCGAAGTGATGGAATCAGCAGTAGAACTTGATGTACCATTAAAAGTAGATGTGAATTGGGGAAATTCCTGGTTCGAAGCAAAATAA